Below is a window of Bacteroidales bacterium DNA.
CAGGGAAAAACACTCCCTTTTTTAACACCTGTACTTTTGCACCCAATTCGAACATATCTCCAGCTGGTGCATAATCGGTATCCTGCACATTAATCCCTTGCAACAAGTTTTTTACACAATCACTGGTACCTGATTCAACCGTACATTGATTAATAGAACCCGTAAGGATAAAATCAGCACCCATCATAAATGCTGCAACAGCAGCCTGAGGTGTACCTATACCACCAGCCAAACCAATATGTATCTTCTGGTTATACTCGAAATCCTTCTCTACTTGTTGTCTTAAACTTTGGATGGCAGGAAGTAGGGCAAATGCAACACCCTGATCCGTATGCCCACCAGAATCTGCCTCTACACATAAATCATAACTCATTGCTACATGAGTCGCCATCTCTGCTTGCTCCTGACTAATTTGCCCCTTATCCAAAAGTTTTTTTACAATATCCTCTCTTGGAGGGCTCATAAAAGTCAACGCAACTTCTGGACGAGATATTTTGGCAATAATTTTATGCTTACATTCAATACTCCCATCAGGGCTTTTATATAAACCCATGATACGATAATATACAAGGGCAGGTGTCATCTGCATAAATGCCGACGCCTCAACACAGGTAACACCTAGTTTAAGATAGAGTTCTACTGTCTCCATTTCTCTATCTGGATAATTAATATCACAGAGTAAGTTCGCCCCATAAATTTGCTCTGGGTGAAGTTGTTGCTGAATAAATAGTATATCACTCTCAATTTTTTTTGAGTTCATTCCACCTGTACCTAAAAACCCTAGGAGGTTTGCCTTACCCATGGCAACTACTATTTCTTTTGACGAAATGCCTCTATACATTGAGCCAGTGAGATAAGCATATTTAATGCCATATCGCTGGCGGAAATTATTTGCTCCCAGTTGTTGCGGATTAATAGTTATTTTACTCACGGCTGTTTCTGATAATTTTTTCTGTTGTTTTTCATTTGTTTAAATATATTATGATTGTCCGCAATAATACCTAAATGAAGAATAAATAATCCAAATTGTCATTCCTGCGAATGCAGGAATCTATCTCTTTTAAAGGATTCTGGGACTTCGCCCGGAATGACATTAGGGTTCATTTTATGTTTTAGGTATAATAGAGGATATTCATAATATATTATTTCATTTTAGTTGCCAGTGCAAATACCATGTTATTCATAATCCGATGAACTAATATCTTATTGGTTTTGGTATATTTTGGCATACTTATTTGTATTAACTTTTATTAAGTGCCCTTACATAAAAATTCTTTAACCTGACCAAAGTATCTCCTCCTTCATTAAGAAGTTGAATATTAAACTTCATAATATCTGCATGTACCTGTTTTTCAGAATCAGCAAATTCAACATAAGCATAACAGGTTTGAGGCATAGGGCGAATGATTTCCACTTCATCAATTGCAAAAGGCAGGTACGGCGTTGTCAGTTCTAATCCGCTAACTAAACTAGCAACTGTTTGCAGAGCACCATCAATTATACTAGGGTGAAGAATGAACTGATCAAAATCAACCTTAGAATGATCTGATATTTTCAATTTAGATAAAGCAAAAGAATTATTAATGTATAACTCCTGTATCGTTTGGAAGGTTGGACCATAATTAAAACCGACTTTTTTGAATAAATCGTAATAGTGATTACCGACCTGCGGTTTTGGACACTGTTCTTTCAATTTTTGTATTGAAATGCTTTTTTCAATATCAGGAGAATGTTTTCCGTTATTTTGGAAATACAACTTTCCTTCCGAATGAACTATCTTTTCGTTATCATCATCAAGAGAGGTAATTTGATACTCAATATTACTTCCTATCTGTTTTAAAGAGGTTTGAAGTACTCTTGAACCAATTCTGAAACTTAAAGGTTGAATCCAGACAATATCTCTAATCTTATTAACCTTTTGCTCTCCAGCCATATTTCCCGAAATACAAGCAATTTCCAAAAATCCTGAACCAGGGA
It encodes the following:
- a CDS encoding PfaD family polyunsaturated fatty acid/polyketide biosynthesis protein gives rise to the protein MSKITINPQQLGANNFRQRYGIKYAYLTGSMYRGISSKEIVVAMGKANLLGFLGTGGMNSKKIESDILFIQQQLHPEQIYGANLLCDINYPDREMETVELYLKLGVTCVEASAFMQMTPALVYYRIMGLYKSPDGSIECKHKIIAKISRPEVALTFMSPPREDIVKKLLDKGQISQEQAEMATHVAMSYDLCVEADSGGHTDQGVAFALLPAIQSLRQQVEKDFEYNQKIHIGLAGGIGTPQAAVAAFMMGADFILTGSINQCTVESGTSDCVKNLLQGINVQDTDYAPAGDMFELGAKVQVLKKGVFFPARARKLFTLYEHYNCLEDIPENIKKQIESKYFQKTFTQVWQEVEKYYREEGQLSTLEKAAVNPKHKMALLFKWYFAYSTNLALNGDEKNIVDFQVHTGPALGAFNQWVKGSEIESWNKRHVDQIAEKIMQEATFLLDSQINHLFLQLF